The Salinicoccus sp. RF5 region ATCAGAAATACGATGATGAAGGAACTGAAGAACAGCTTCCGTCCCGAATTCATCAACCGTGTGGACGACATCATCGTCTTCCACAGCCTGGAGAAGGAACACCTCAAAGAGATCGTGACGCTCATGATCAATCAGCTGACAGAACGTTTGAGCGATCAGGATATCCATCTTGAAGTCACCGATTCGGCCACCGACAAGATTGCAGAGGAAGGATATGACCCTGAATATGGTGCGCGTCCACTCGCACGCTCCATCCAGCGTCATATCGAAGACAGGCTCAGTGAATCCCTGCTTTCCGGCGAGGAGCTTGAAGGCAGAGTAGTCACAATCGACTACAAGGATGATGAATTCAATGTAAGCACGAAAGATAAAGTTGCAGTGGAATAGAAGGAGTGGCAACGCCGGGATGGGAAACCATCCCGGCTTTTTCATCATGAGGCATCGGGCTTCAATGAGGTTCCGCTTTAAAATCATAGGTAATAGTTATACAATATTAATAATAAAATCAAATTACAGGAGAGTCTCTAGACATGGCAAAGACGAAAAATATTTTCGAGTGTATGGCGTGCGGGCATGAATCGCCCAAGTGGATGGGCAGATGTCCAAACTGCGGTGCATGGAACCAGATGGAGGAGAAGCTTGTCCACAAGGAGACCAAGGGCAGAGGGACATTCGGCAAGCCTGAAGCAGAAGGGCGCCAGCGCAGCCGGAAGCTTGAACGCGTGAACAAGAGCAACACGCCGAGGACGCTGACCCAGAGTGGCGAGTTCGACAGGGTGCTCGGTGGCGGCATCGTCGATGGTTCCCTGATACTGATCGGAGGGGACCCAGGAATCGGGAAGTCGACGATTCTGCTCCAGACTGCGCTGACCCTGTCCCAGAACCACGAAGTGCTGTATGTTTCGGGTGAGGAATCACTGGAACAGATAAAACTGCGTGCGGACCGGCTGACCGAAGGAAGCGACCAGCTGAACGTCTACAGCGAAACGAACCTCTTCTACATCCATGATGAGATCAAACGGCTGGATCCGGACTTCCTGATCATAGATTCCATCCAGACCGTGTTCAATCCCGATGTGACAAGCGCCCCCGGCAGTGTTTCGCAGGTACGGGAGTGTACACAGAGCCTGATGAATATCGCGAAAAGCGGCAACATCGCCACCTTCATCGTGGGCCACGTGACCAAAGAGGGACAGATTGCGGGGCCAAGGATGCTCGAGCATATGGTGGATACGGTGCTCTATTTTGAAGGGGACCAGCATCATACGTACCGGATGCTCCGTGCGGTCAAGAACCGCTTCGGCTCCACGAATGAAATGGGCATGTTCGAGATGAAGAGCGAAGGACTGAAGGAAGTGCTCAATCCATCGGAAGTGTTCCTCGAGGAACGCTCGAAGAATACGCCCGGATCGGCCATAGTGGCGACCATGGAAGGGACGCGGGCGCTGCTGGTTGAGGTCCAGGCACTCGTCACACCGACGCACTTCCATAATCCGCGTCGCATGGCCACAGGCATCGACCAAAACCGTCTATCACTTCTGATGGCGGTGCTCGAGAAAAGTGAAGGACTGCTCATGCAGCAGCACGATGCCTACATCAAAGTTGCAGGGGGCGCCCGGTTGGATGAACCGGCAGTTGATCTGAGCATCATCGTCAGCATCGCTTCAAGCTTCAAGGCCGCACAGGTGCGCGGCGACGACTGCTTCATCGGTGAGGTCGGGCTGACCGGTGAGATCAGACGGGTCACTAAGATTGAACAGAGGCTCCAGGAGGCGGCGAAGCTCGGCTTCAACCGTGCAATCATCCCGGCGTCGAACATGAGTGGACTGGAGGTGCCGGAAGGCATCGAGGTCATCAGCGTCCGCACCTTGAAGGATGCGCTGAAAGCCGCAATCAAGAAGTAGGGGAGGTGAATATCCATGTTGAAGTATCTGCTTTATATTCTGTACGTACTTATCGGGGTTTCACTCGGCGTCTGGCTCATGCCGACGCTCTTCCAGCTGCTTCCGTTCGATCTGCCGATGGTGATCGATAATGTATTGGTTCATGGCCTTGCCGGGCTGCTGCTGTTTCTCCTCCTCTTCCTGTGGACGGTGCCGAAAGTCGAATCGCTTATCCGGAGGAGCGAAGCCCTGATCCTGAACCGCAGCCTTGCAGAGATTGTGTCCGCCACACTAGGAATGATCGTCGGCCTTTTAATTGCTGTCTTAATTTCCCTATTGATCAATGCCATCGACATTCCTCTGATCGGCGATATCATTCCCTTCATACTGGCTGTGATACTGGGGTATCTCGGGTTCCAGATCGGGCTCAAGAAGTTCAGTGAAGTTCTGGATTTCCTCCCCGGCAATTTTTCGAAATCCCAGGAAGAGAAGAAGAGGATTCCGCGTAAGTTCCTCGATACGAGTGCCATCATAGATGGAAGGATCGTGGATGTGGCAAAGACGGGGTTCATCGAAGGGGAGCTCGTGATTCCGCAGTTCGTGCTGGATGAACTCCAGCTCATTGCCGATGCTACAGACCCGATCAAAAGGGACAAGGGACAGAGGGGGCTGGATATGCTGAACACCCTGCAGGAGCAAAGTGATAATGTCACCATCATGCCGGTCGATTACGACAAGCTTGATGTCGACCATCAGCTCATCGAAGCCGCGAAAGCCGAGCAGGGCGTCATCATCACCACCGACTACAACTTGAATAAAGTATGCCAGCTGCACCAGATCCCGGTCCTCAATGTAAATCAGCTATCCGATGCAATCAAAGTCGTCGTCATCCAGGGCGATACATTCGACCTGCTGATCTCGAAGACGGGCAAAGAGGAAAACCAGGGTGTCGGATATCTCGAAGATGGTACAATGGTTGTGGTCGAAGAAGGCAGGTCGCTCATAAACAAGACCATTAAAGTAGAAGTGGTAAGCGTGCTCCAGACGAATTCCGGACGCATTGTATTTGCGAAGAAAGTGAGAAAGAAATGAAATATACAGTAATAATTCCAGCTGCCGGAATGGGCAGCAGAATGCATATGGATTACAATAAGGTTTTCATCAGGCTGGGAGACACCCCGATCATCCGGATGACTGTAGAGAAATTTGAAGCAGATCCCGACTGTGAAGCCATCCATCTTGCCGGGCGTAAGGGGGAGATGGATACATTAAAGGAGATGCTTAAGGGATGCACCAAGGTCAAAGGTATCCATGAAGGCGGCAGGGAGCGCCAGCACAGCATCCATAACGTCCTCAGGGCTATCGACCCTGCAGAATATGTGTTTGTCCATGATGGGGCGCGGCCCTTCGTCAACCAAGGAACGCTGGATGGTCTGAAGGCATCGGTGGAGTTGCATCAGGCAGTCATCTGCGGCGTGAAGCCGAAGGATACGCTGAAGCGCATATCCGGGGATGAAGTGGAGGAGACCATCGACCGTACGTCGGTCGTCGCAGTCCATACACCGCAGGCCTTCGAATATGACCTGCTCATGCGTGCATATCAGAATGCAGCGGAGAAGAACCTTACTGTGACGGATGACTCGATGATGGTGGAAGCACTTGGAAAAAGGGTCCATGTGACAGCATCGACTTATGATAACATTAAAATAACGACTGAAGAGGATCTGAAGGTCGCCGAATCCATTATGAAGAAAGGAAGTGAATGACATGCTCAGAATCGGTCACGGATTTGATGTCCATGCGTTCGAGGAAGGACGTCCGCTGATCATCGGTGGCATCGAGATTCCCCATGACCGCGGGCTCAAGGGACACTCGGATGCGGATGTGCTGCTCCATACGATGGCGGATGCGATCCTCGGTGCCCTGGCTCTCGGGGATATCGGCAAGTTCTTCCCGGATACGGATGCGGCGTTCAAGGATATGGATTCCAAAGTGCTGCTTTCTGAAGTGGTGGAGATGATGGTCCAAAAAGGATATAGGATAGGGAACATCGATGCCGTCATCATGGCTGAGCGTCCCAAGTTCAGGCCGCATATCGATGATATGCGGGATGTTGCCGCCTCCCTTTTGAAGACGGATCTTTCAAATGTTAATATTAAAGCGACAACTACGGAAAAGCTCGGTTTTACAGGCAGGGGCGAAGGCATCGCTTCTGAAGCGGTAGTTCTAATTGAAAAAGTGGAGGAATAGCAATGGATAAAGTAAGAGTGAGGTATGCACCAAGTCCGACAGGATATCTGCACATCGGTAACGCGCGGTCGGCATTGTTCAACTATCTTTTTGCCCGTCGTTATGACGGGGATTTCATCATCCGTATCGAAGATACGGACAGCGCCAGGAATGTGGAAGCAGGAGAAGAGTCCCAGCTCCACTATCTGAAATGGCTCGGTCTGGAATGGGACGAGAGTGTAGATAAGGACGGGGGCTACGGTCCCTACCGCCAGTCGGAACGCCAGCACATCTATCAGCCGGTCATCGACAAGCTGCTGGAGGAGGGCAAAGCCTATCGATGCTATATGACATCGGAAGAACTTGAAGCGGAGCGGGAGGCACAGATCGCCCGTGGAGAAATGCCGCGTTATGGCGGCCAGCACGCGAACCTGACGGAAGAAGAGGAGCAAGCATTCATCGATGAAGGCAGAGAACCGAGCATCCGTTTCCGTGTACCGAAGGATGAGACATTCGTATTCGATGATATTGTAAAGGGTGAAGTGTCATTTGATTCGAATGGTATCGGCGACTGGGTCATCGTCAAAAAGGACGGTGTGCCGACATACAATTTCGCTGTCGTCATCGACGACCACATGATGGAAATCTCCCATGTACTGCGTGGGGACGACCATATCTCCAATACGCCGAAACAACAGATGATCTATCAGGCGATGGGCTGGGAAGAGCCGAAATTCGGCCATATGACGCTCATCGTCAACGAGAATAAGAAGAAGCTCTCCAAGCGTGATGGCTCCATCATCCAGTTCATCGAACAGTATAAGGATTTGGGTTATCTGCCTGAAGCATTGTTCAACTTCATCGCATTGCTTGGGTGGACGCCTGAAGGGGAAGAGGAGATCTTCTCCAAGGAAGAATTCATCAAGCTGTTTGATGAGACTCGGCTGTCCAAGTCCCCGGCGTTCTTCGACAAGCAGAAGCTGACGTGGATCAATAACCAGTACATGAAGGAGAAGGATGCTGAAACGGTCTTCCAGATGGCACTCCCTCATCTGGTTAAGGAGGGGCTCGTCGAGGAGAACGCTTCCGAAACAGAACTGGACTGGGCCCGCAAGCTCGTAGCCCTCTACCAGGAGCAGATGAGCTTTGCAGGGGAGATCACAACCCTGTCCGAACAGTTCTTCAAGGATGATATCGAATTTGATGAAGCGGCGAACGAAGTCATCGCACAGGAGCATATTCCAGAACTGATGACAGCCCTGCACGAGAAGTTCAGCACGATGGACGACTTCTCTCCGGAAGCCATCAAGGCGGCAATCAAGGAAGTCCAGAAGTCGACCGGCTACAAGGGCAAGAAGCTCTTCATGCCGATCCGCGTGGCTGTGACCGGCCAGACGAAGGGGCCGGAGCTGCCGGAGACCATCTCACTGATCGGCAGGGAAAAGGCACTGGCGCGCATCGGAAAGTTGAAGTAGCCGGGCAAACCAGTTGCAGCATGGGGCGGAATCCATTATGATTGTTAGAACAGAGAAACGAGTATGATCTTTTGACGGAAACCAGAGATTATCCGGCAGGTGTGAGGATAACCGGTCACTGATCAGAATTGCCCTCTGTGGAAATCTCAATATACCGAGAGTGCAGCATAGGCTGCAAGCAGAGTGGAACCGTGCTTAATGCGCCTCTGTCCTAAATGGACAGGGGCATTTTTATTAGAATGGAGGAAGACGAAATGCTGGATAGAATGAAGGAAGATATCGATATGGTGCTGGAGATGGATCCGGCTGCCAAAAATCGCATGGAAGTGTTTATCACTTGTTCAGGGCTCCATGCCATCTGGTCACACCTGATTGCCCATAAATTGTACAAGAAGAAGTTTACGACAAGTGCGCGCATTATCTCTCAGATGAGCCGTTTCTTCACCGGCATCGAAATCCACCCGGGGGCCCAGGTCGGGCGCAGGCTGTTCATCGACCATGGCATGGGTACCGTAATCGGGGAGACATGCCGCATCGGCGACAATGTGACGATATACCAGGGAGTGACCCTTGGCGGGACCGGCAAGGAGGAGCAGAAGCGGCACCCGGATATCGACGATAATGTGCTCATTGCAGCGGGTGCCAAAGTACTGGGGAACATACGCATCCACGAAAACTCGAAGATCGGTGCAAATTCCGTAGTATTGAAGGATGTGCCCCGTGATGCCACTGTCGTGGGCATTCCGGGCTATGTGGTCAAGCAGGCGGGCGAGAAGGTTAAGAATGCCAGGGATCTTAATCACACCGATCTGCCAGACCCGATTCTCGATATGATCCACGGATTGGAAGATGAAATCAAGGACTTTAGACACGAAGTCAGGAACGAGGTAGAAAATGGTTCTCATATTTAACTCTTTAACGCGGCAGAAGGAAGAATTCAAACCCATCGAGGACGGCAAGGTAAAAATGTATGTGTGCGGCCCTACCGTGTATAATTATATCCACATCGGTAACGCGCGTCCGGCGATTGCATTCGATACGGTACGCCGTTATCTTGAATATAAGGGATATGAAGTGGAATATGTCTCCAACTTCACTGATGTCGATGACAAGCTCATCAAGGCATCACTCGAGCTGAAGGAAGAGGTCCCGGTCATCGCCGACCGTTTCATAAAAGCCTTCTTCGAGGACACGGGGGCATTGAACGTGAAGCCTGCCACACACCATCCACGTGTAATGGACCACATGGACGATATCATAGAGTTCATACAGGTGCTGATCGACAAGGGTCATGCCTATGAATCAGACGGCGATGTCTATTTCAGGACACGTTCCTTTGACGGATACGGAAAGCTCTCCCATCAGTCGGTGGATGATCTGAAGGTTGGAGCGAGGATTGAATCTGGGGAGAAGAAGCAGGATCCGCTGGACTTCGTGCTGTGGAAGCAGGCCAAGCCGAATGAAATCAAATGGGAATCACCATGGGGGGAAGGGCGCCCGGGCTGGCACATCGAATGCAGTGTCATGGCGCGCCACCATCTGGGTGATACGATAGACATCCACGCAGGCGGCCAGGACCTCACCTTCCCACACCATGAAAATGAGATTGCACAGAGCGAGTGCATGACGGACAGCACATTCGCAAACTACTGGATGCATAATGGCTACATCAATATAGACAATGAAAAGATGTCGAAGTCCCTTGGGAACTTCATCCTGGTCCATGACATCATCAAGGAAATCAATCCGAATGTCCTCCGCTTCTTCATGATCAGCGTCCACTACCGCAATCCGATCAACTATAACCGGGAGCTGGTCGGGGCTGCCGAGAACGGGCTGAAACGGATCCAGTTCAGCTACCTGCAGGCGAAGGAACGCCTTGCGAGTGCCGTAGGCAACGGTGAGGACGAGGTGATGCTGAAGATCATCGACGATAACATCAAGACGTTCGAAGCGCATATGGATGATGATTTCAATACGGCAAATGCCATTACGGCTTGGCATGACCTTACGACCGAACTGAACAAGTATCTGCGCCGCCATACGACATCTGCCGGGGTGCTGGAACGTTTCGTCGAAGTGTTCGAAATCTACAGCACGGTCCTCGGTATCGAACTCGATGAGGCTGAAGTATTGCTTGATGAGGAAATTGAAGCATTGATAGAGGAACGTAACGAAGCCAGGAGGAACAGGGATTTCGCGCGTGCGGATGAAATCCGTGACGACCTGAAGGCGCAGGGGATCATCCTCGAGGACACCAAGGAAGGCGTGCGCTTCAGACGTGGGTGAGCATAATACCGACCGCATGCAGCCCCTGTCACTCGCCTTTGTCGGAGATGCAGTGTACTCGGTCTATGTGCGGACACATCTTCTGGTCGAGAATCCCCATCTGAAGCCGGATGCCATCCACCAGGCTGCCAACCGGATGGTGAAGGCGAGTGCCCAGGCAGAAGCCCTGGACCACTTGCGTAAGCACATCCTGACGGAAGAAGAGTGGGATATTGCACGGAAGGCACGCAATAAGTCGAGTGCAACACGGGCGAAAAACGCATCAATCAAGGACTACAGGAATGCTTCAGGGCTGGAAGCGCTGATCGGCCACCTCCATCTGAAGGGAGAGAAGGCGAGGCTTGATGAATTGATGCATATCATATTGGAATCAGGGAGGGATAGAAATGAGTGATTCAGTGATAGCGGGGCGCCATGCAGTGCGTGAGGCATTGATGGGGGATGCGGACATCAACAAGGTGTTCATCCAGGACTCCGTAAACAAGGGACAGATCAAGGATATACTCGATACCGCAAGAAAAAAGAAGGTGGTCGTCCAGACGGTGCCCAAATCGAAGCTCGATGGGCTGACTGATGAACGGCATCAGGGTGTAGTGGCCCTCGGCAGTCCGCACGACTATATGCCGCTTGAAACATTGATGGGAAGAATCGAGGGGAAGCGTGCAAACCTGGTCATACTCGATGGCCTGGAGGACCCGCACAACCTTGGATCCATCCTCAGGACCTGTGATGCCACCGGATTTGATGGTGTCATCATTCCGAACCGCCGCTCCGTGCAGCTGACGGATACGGTCGCCAAGACATCCACGGGGGCGATAGAACATGTGCCGGTCGTCCGCGTGACGAACATCAACCAGACCATCGACAAGCTGAAGGAGAAGGGGTTCTGGATTGCGGGCAGTGACGGCAAGGGCACGATGGATTACCGGGAAATGGCGGCAGATGTCAATACAGCGCTTGTGATAGGGAGCGAAGGTAAAGGGATCAGCAGAAAGACATTGGAGAAATGTGATTTCGTCGTACAGATTCCGATGGTGGGCCACATCACCAGCCTCAATGCCTCGGTATCGGCCGCACTGCTGATGTATGAAGTGTTCCGCAAGCAGAACGACGTCAGGCGTGGATGATATGAAGCGGAAAAAAAGGCGCATCCTGATTGTGGATGGCTATAATCTGATTGGTGCGGATCAGGAACTGCATAGGGAGTCCCTCCATTCGCTCGAGATGCCCAGAGAAAAGATACTGGCAGCCTTAGCTGAATACCAGTCGGTTGCGAACTATGAGATCATCTGCGTATTCGATGCCTACGAAGTGCGCTCGAAAGAAAGCATCCTTGATTATCATGGTGTCACTGTAGTGTATACGAAGGAGAAGGAGACGGCAGATGAGTATATTGAACGCTTCGTCCATGACCACTATCACCCCCATCTATGTGAAATCAGTGTGGTGACGAGCGACCTGACTGAACAGAATGCAATATTTGCACTCGGTGCCTACAGGATCTCCTCCCGGGAGATGTGGGTGAGCCTGGCGGAGGCTGAAAAGAATATCAGCAGGAAAATAGATACGATTAATGAAAAAATGCCAAGGCAGAAATTGGATATCCGCGATGATGTCCAGGCGAAACTTGAAAAATGGCGCCGGGGACGATTCTAGCGTATTGTATTTGACTCCGTTCCCTCTTATCATTCCTATTAATAGGATAGGGGGATGGGTATGTACCAGATTGCCACGTTTCATTTTTTTGTCAGGGAAGATGCCGATGATGAACTGGATGCATTGGCGTTCAGGGTCCGCGCAGGTGATATGCAGGCTTTCGATCTGATCGATGCCAGACTGAGGCCGCAGATCCACCGTATGAGCTATCGGTATATGAATGATTTCCATGATCGTGAAGATGTCGAGCAGGAAATGATGGAACAGGCGCTCAGGCTGTGCAGCCGCTATCAGCATGACAGGGGGAGGTATCGCCATTATCTGTTCCGCACGCTGCATCTTGAAATGCGCTCGCGCAGGAAGCGGGGCATGAGGGAGTATAGGGTGCTCGTGCCGACGGGGGATAAAGGTGTGGTAGAACAGGCCGAACCGGAAGAGAAGGTGGCCAACCCCATCAACATCATGGTGAAGGAGGAGCAGCTTCAGTACCTTATGCATAAGCGGGGGATCTGCTCGCCGCTTGAAAGGAAGGTGCTCCAGCACCTCGAAAAGGGCCATGGCATCAGCGATGTCTGCAGGGAGCTCGCCCTCGACAGAAGAAGCGTGCTGAACACCCTGCACCGCATCAGGCGCAAAAAGGAGCGCCTCGCCCTGTTGGAAGACTCCGGGGGGCTGTTTGACAA contains the following coding sequences:
- the radA gene encoding DNA repair protein RadA; translation: MAKTKNIFECMACGHESPKWMGRCPNCGAWNQMEEKLVHKETKGRGTFGKPEAEGRQRSRKLERVNKSNTPRTLTQSGEFDRVLGGGIVDGSLILIGGDPGIGKSTILLQTALTLSQNHEVLYVSGEESLEQIKLRADRLTEGSDQLNVYSETNLFYIHDEIKRLDPDFLIIDSIQTVFNPDVTSAPGSVSQVRECTQSLMNIAKSGNIATFIVGHVTKEGQIAGPRMLEHMVDTVLYFEGDQHHTYRMLRAVKNRFGSTNEMGMFEMKSEGLKEVLNPSEVFLEERSKNTPGSAIVATMEGTRALLVEVQALVTPTHFHNPRRMATGIDQNRLSLLMAVLEKSEGLLMQQHDAYIKVAGGARLDEPAVDLSIIVSIASSFKAAQVRGDDCFIGEVGLTGEIRRVTKIEQRLQEAAKLGFNRAIIPASNMSGLEVPEGIEVISVRTLKDALKAAIKK
- a CDS encoding PIN/TRAM domain-containing protein, which codes for MLKYLLYILYVLIGVSLGVWLMPTLFQLLPFDLPMVIDNVLVHGLAGLLLFLLLFLWTVPKVESLIRRSEALILNRSLAEIVSATLGMIVGLLIAVLISLLINAIDIPLIGDIIPFILAVILGYLGFQIGLKKFSEVLDFLPGNFSKSQEEKKRIPRKFLDTSAIIDGRIVDVAKTGFIEGELVIPQFVLDELQLIADATDPIKRDKGQRGLDMLNTLQEQSDNVTIMPVDYDKLDVDHQLIEAAKAEQGVIITTDYNLNKVCQLHQIPVLNVNQLSDAIKVVVIQGDTFDLLISKTGKEENQGVGYLEDGTMVVVEEGRSLINKTIKVEVVSVLQTNSGRIVFAKKVRKK
- the ispD gene encoding 2-C-methyl-D-erythritol 4-phosphate cytidylyltransferase → MKYTVIIPAAGMGSRMHMDYNKVFIRLGDTPIIRMTVEKFEADPDCEAIHLAGRKGEMDTLKEMLKGCTKVKGIHEGGRERQHSIHNVLRAIDPAEYVFVHDGARPFVNQGTLDGLKASVELHQAVICGVKPKDTLKRISGDEVEETIDRTSVVAVHTPQAFEYDLLMRAYQNAAEKNLTVTDDSMMVEALGKRVHVTASTYDNIKITTEEDLKVAESIMKKGSE
- the ispF gene encoding 2-C-methyl-D-erythritol 2,4-cyclodiphosphate synthase; translation: MLRIGHGFDVHAFEEGRPLIIGGIEIPHDRGLKGHSDADVLLHTMADAILGALALGDIGKFFPDTDAAFKDMDSKVLLSEVVEMMVQKGYRIGNIDAVIMAERPKFRPHIDDMRDVAASLLKTDLSNVNIKATTTEKLGFTGRGEGIASEAVVLIEKVEE
- the gltX gene encoding glutamate--tRNA ligase — its product is MDKVRVRYAPSPTGYLHIGNARSALFNYLFARRYDGDFIIRIEDTDSARNVEAGEESQLHYLKWLGLEWDESVDKDGGYGPYRQSERQHIYQPVIDKLLEEGKAYRCYMTSEELEAEREAQIARGEMPRYGGQHANLTEEEEQAFIDEGREPSIRFRVPKDETFVFDDIVKGEVSFDSNGIGDWVIVKKDGVPTYNFAVVIDDHMMEISHVLRGDDHISNTPKQQMIYQAMGWEEPKFGHMTLIVNENKKKLSKRDGSIIQFIEQYKDLGYLPEALFNFIALLGWTPEGEEEIFSKEEFIKLFDETRLSKSPAFFDKQKLTWINNQYMKEKDAETVFQMALPHLVKEGLVEENASETELDWARKLVALYQEQMSFAGEITTLSEQFFKDDIEFDEAANEVIAQEHIPELMTALHEKFSTMDDFSPEAIKAAIKEVQKSTGYKGKKLFMPIRVAVTGQTKGPELPETISLIGREKALARIGKLK
- the cysE gene encoding serine O-acetyltransferase, with the translated sequence MLDRMKEDIDMVLEMDPAAKNRMEVFITCSGLHAIWSHLIAHKLYKKKFTTSARIISQMSRFFTGIEIHPGAQVGRRLFIDHGMGTVIGETCRIGDNVTIYQGVTLGGTGKEEQKRHPDIDDNVLIAAGAKVLGNIRIHENSKIGANSVVLKDVPRDATVVGIPGYVVKQAGEKVKNARDLNHTDLPDPILDMIHGLEDEIKDFRHEVRNEVENGSHI
- the cysS gene encoding cysteine--tRNA ligase; translation: MVLIFNSLTRQKEEFKPIEDGKVKMYVCGPTVYNYIHIGNARPAIAFDTVRRYLEYKGYEVEYVSNFTDVDDKLIKASLELKEEVPVIADRFIKAFFEDTGALNVKPATHHPRVMDHMDDIIEFIQVLIDKGHAYESDGDVYFRTRSFDGYGKLSHQSVDDLKVGARIESGEKKQDPLDFVLWKQAKPNEIKWESPWGEGRPGWHIECSVMARHHLGDTIDIHAGGQDLTFPHHENEIAQSECMTDSTFANYWMHNGYINIDNEKMSKSLGNFILVHDIIKEINPNVLRFFMISVHYRNPINYNRELVGAAENGLKRIQFSYLQAKERLASAVGNGEDEVMLKIIDDNIKTFEAHMDDDFNTANAITAWHDLTTELNKYLRRHTTSAGVLERFVEVFEIYSTVLGIELDEAEVLLDEEIEALIEERNEARRNRDFARADEIRDDLKAQGIILEDTKEGVRFRRG
- a CDS encoding ribonuclease III domain-containing protein, which produces MGEHNTDRMQPLSLAFVGDAVYSVYVRTHLLVENPHLKPDAIHQAANRMVKASAQAEALDHLRKHILTEEEWDIARKARNKSSATRAKNASIKDYRNASGLEALIGHLHLKGEKARLDELMHIILESGRDRNE
- the rlmB gene encoding 23S rRNA (guanosine(2251)-2'-O)-methyltransferase RlmB → MSDSVIAGRHAVREALMGDADINKVFIQDSVNKGQIKDILDTARKKKVVVQTVPKSKLDGLTDERHQGVVALGSPHDYMPLETLMGRIEGKRANLVILDGLEDPHNLGSILRTCDATGFDGVIIPNRRSVQLTDTVAKTSTGAIEHVPVVRVTNINQTIDKLKEKGFWIAGSDGKGTMDYREMAADVNTALVIGSEGKGISRKTLEKCDFVVQIPMVGHITSLNASVSAALLMYEVFRKQNDVRRG
- a CDS encoding NYN domain-containing protein yields the protein MKRKKRRILIVDGYNLIGADQELHRESLHSLEMPREKILAALAEYQSVANYEIICVFDAYEVRSKESILDYHGVTVVYTKEKETADEYIERFVHDHYHPHLCEISVVTSDLTEQNAIFALGAYRISSREMWVSLAEAEKNISRKIDTINEKMPRQKLDIRDDVQAKLEKWRRGRF
- a CDS encoding RNA polymerase sigma factor — its product is MYQIATFHFFVREDADDELDALAFRVRAGDMQAFDLIDARLRPQIHRMSYRYMNDFHDREDVEQEMMEQALRLCSRYQHDRGRYRHYLFRTLHLEMRSRRKRGMREYRVLVPTGDKGVVEQAEPEEKVANPINIMVKEEQLQYLMHKRGICSPLERKVLQHLEKGHGISDVCRELALDRRSVLNTLHRIRRKKERLALLEDSGGLFDNMA